The Dendropsophus ebraccatus isolate aDenEbr1 chromosome 3, aDenEbr1.pat, whole genome shotgun sequence genomic interval ggttctcatgaatatccaggactactgagcacatgcacataattaTAATGTATGctatacatcattttgttcagcttctctgtcactagtttatgctgcgctGAGATATGACAGTGTAattctactgacagagtctctacaAACAAGAAATCACAGCTGAGTAATGTCTGACCCTCCCAATAACTTTTCTATGTAATGATAACATCAGCGCCTGTATATGCGTCTGTATATAGAATGGCAGCACATAGAGTGGAAGCAGCTGTTCACATTAGTAAGTGCTGTGTCCTTTCCTGACTCTTCTCTGTGTATTTCCCAGCTGTTTGGTGCTGAACATTGGATCCCACATTACAGTGGACCCCGTCTCTTACCGCGCTGCCGGCTGTGCCGCCTTACACATGTACAGCACCACCGTCTTCATTGTTACATTTGGTCTTTCTACTATCGGTATTTTGGTAAGTAAGTGTAACCTCCATAAATTTTTTATtatgtgtcactgtcgttataaaaaaaacttttgtcacgTCATAGAGAGATGTGACAAGTTTAGATTttttccgggtctgagtgttcacacctgcaccgatcaggagaacgagccgcGCTAAGTGCAATCCTTGTACATTTATAATTCGGACAAGTCAGAGAGAATTGCGAGAGGTTTTGAGGAACACATTCTAGTTtttttgcctttaaaaaaaaaaaattctggatacTTTTAGAAGCCTTAGCTAATAGAGTTATAGGGTCATTGTCATCATACCAGAGTCTATCAAACAATGTAACAGTGTCAGTCAAAATGTCCTCGGATACTGTCAATGGTTCTGCTCTGTTtataatttaaagtgtacctgtcgttaaatttttttttgcagaaatcaatagtccaggcgatattaagaaactttgtaattgggtttattagccaaaaaatgtatttttatcatgaaaaagcagtttgaagctctcccctctgtcttcatggttctctatggagaggggaggggtggagggagatgaggcaccaaaacaggacaacaaagagttaatttacagctacatcactgggctatctcctctaaagtcagcactgacctctctgatctcagaatatctgctttcacacagctcccactgtctAATCCTTTgtgctctgctctctgctgccgactaatctccctcctacctcctcccccctcccctctccatagaacagacagggcccaactgatgtaaaagagtcgagatttctgcaaaaaacatgaaacgacagtgacactttaaagtgcacctgtcagcagctttttgctgactaaagtaaaaaCTGTGTACAATAAGACTTTTACCCCAGGAGATCTTACTCTTATTGCAATCCATTGCTCCAGCGCTGGGATATGAGTTTAGGAAATTTAAGCAAATTAGGCGATAAAGCCACCAGGGTGCTGCTGTAGGCTGCAAAAGCTCAGCAAAGTTCACAGAATGGGAGTTTACATGCAGGAATAGGGACATGAGTTAGGAGAGAAGTGGCTGCACTGTGCGCACATGGCCGCGGACCCCATCACTCCCCAGTTGGCAGCTCCGGGACTATGGGTAATGCTTTCCAGTTGTCtttcctgtactatatatagttGTTATTGCACTCCATTACCTCCTGCCTATAACCTATATATCTACTTCCAGGTCATATTGGCTTCTTCCCATCAATTATTCAGAATGAACCAAAGAGACTCCAGGTCCCTACAAGACCACTGGGCGGTCCTCACTGTTACCAGACATAGTTTCCTTCTGTTTCCTTCTATCTTCCTTTTTTGCTGCTTACCAGGTAAAGTCTAACATATACAAGTCCTGCCATGTATCATTGTTACACTTATGGGTTTTTCtttctaaggctgcgttcacaccttACTTATTTGCAGCGACTGcagcaagctggaatgcctccttgctccccctcccatacccgaCCCTGCTTGGGACTGTGCGACATGGGGCCATGCAAGGACGCAAGTGACTGCCCATCCTTATATGCATTGCCTCTACATGGCACATTAAACAagtgtatgcaaaagaggagtccgtggagcctcattgaagagtctcaaaacacaggactagccagatatccctccgggaaggacccagccaagtggcagctcctgttaggaaaccaccaaatccaccatattaagtggccctataagtcagtgtaatgacaagggataaaccaaggctaggtaaccatccacagacagctgtttcggggtgttgcccctcatcagtgtggagcaggattctggctaggtgggagcaatgcctagtagagccataagagaaacagattgctgaactcagggagaacagccaaatgacaacactgccggctgctaatgaaagcgctcaatgcagtgaagtcctaggtgcattgccccctgggaaacatgagtatgcaaaagaggagtccgtggagcctcattgaagagtctcaaaacacaggactagccagatatccctccgggaaggacccagccaagtggcagctcctgttaggaaaccaccaaatccaccatattaagtggccctataagtcagtgtaatgacaagggataaaccaaggctaggtaaccatccacagacagctgtttcggggtgttgcccctcatcagtgtggagcaggattctggctaggtgggagcaatgcctagtagagccataagagaaacagattgctgaactcagggagaacagccaaatgacaacactgccggctgctaatgaaagcgctcaatgcagtgaagtcctaggtgcattgccccctgggaaacatgagtatgcaaaagaggagtccgtggagcctcattgaagagtctcaaaacacaggactagccagatatccctccgggaaggacccagccaagtggcagctcctgttaggaaaccaccaaatccaccatattaagtggccctataagtcagtgtaatgacaagggataaaccaaggctaggtaaccatccacagacagctgtttcggggtgttgcccctcatcagtgtggagcaggattctggctaggtgggagcaatgcctagtagagccataagagaaacagattgctgaactcagggagaacagccaaatgacaacactgccggctgctaatgaaagcgctcaatgcagtgaagtcctaggtgcattgccccctgggaaacatgagtatgcaaaagaggagtccgtggagcctcattgaagagtctcaaaacacaggactagccagatatccctccgggaaggacccagccaagtggcagctcctgttaggaaaccaccaaatccaccatattaagtggccctataagtcagtgtaatgacaagggataaaccaaggctaggtaaccatccacagacagctgtttcggggtgttgcccctcatcagtgtggagcaggattctggctaggtgggagcaatgcctagtagagccataagagaaacagattgctgaactcagggagaacagccaaatgacaacactgccggctgctaatgaaagcgctcaatgcagtgaagtcctaggtgcattgccccctgggaaacatgagtatgcaaaagaggagtccgtggagcctcattgaagagtctcaaaacacaggactagccagatatccctccgggaaggacccagccaagtggcagctcctgttaggaaaccaccaaatccaccatattaagtggccctataagtcagtgtaatgacaagggataaaccaaggctaggtaaccatccacagacagctgtttcggggtgttgcccctcatcagtgtggagcaggattctggctaggtgggagcaatgcctagtagagccataagagaaacagattgctgaactcagggagaacagccaaatgacaacactgccggctgctaatgaaagcgctcaatgcagtgaagtcctaggtgcattgccccctgggaaacatgagtatgcaaaagaggagtccgtggagcctcattgaagagtctcaaaacacaggactagccagatatccctccgggaaggacccagccaagtggcagctcctgttaggaaaccaccaaatccaccatattaagtggccctataagtcagtgtaatgacaagggataaaccaaggctaggtaaccatccacagacagctgtttcggggtgttgcccctcatcagtgtggagcaggattctggctaggtgggagcaatgcctagtagagccataagagaaacagattgctgaactcagggagaacagccaaatgacaacactgccggctgctaatgaaagcgctcaatgcagtgaagtcctaggtgcattgccccctgggaaacatgagtatgcaaaagaggagtccgtggagcctcattgaagagtctcaaaacacaggactagccagatatccctccgggaaggacccagccaagtggcagctcctgttaggaaaccaccaaatccaccatattaagtggccctataagtcagtgtaatgacaagggataaaccaaggctaggtaaccatccacagacagctgtttcggggtgttgcccctcatcagtgtggagcaggattctggctaggtgggagcaatgcctagtagagccataagagaaacagattgctgaactcagggagaacagccaaatgacaacactgccggctgctaatgaaagcgctcaatgcagtgaagtcctaggtgcattgccccctgggaaacatgagtatgcaaaagaggagtccgtggagcctcattgaagagtctcaaaacacaggactagccagatatccctccgggaaggacccagccaagtggcagctcctgttaggaaaccaccaaatccaccatattaagtggcccctatGTTTCTGTTCCACATTAAACAAGTGGCTGGGCCGCACgaatgatccttgtattgtttgtgcagccatagaaactgacagcacagatatgtatgtattggggtctgggatatgtatatctgtgctgtcagtttccaaatcacacaaatcaggccgggttcacactgcgtttttacaatctgttcaacgtatccatttttaattggttacttttaacggacagaagaacgtagtcaacactacttttgtgtccgttaaaaaaaaaaaacgcatccgtttcgatactttttttaataatggaagtcaatgaaaaaacggatccaaacagatgacacacaattccatccgtttttgcatccgtcttttttccataaaacgtaaacgttaaacggattgcaaaaacgcagtgtgaaccctacCTAAGGGCCGTATAATCgtcaacgataaacgatccaaacaaccgctattacgacaaacctgaaatcgttcgcccatttacatggaacgataatcgttacttatgatccttcttgcggtcgtcttgtcgttgctattgcgttcgtcactactgcgaacgaccgaacgacatcttattcaatgtgaacgatttgcgaatgagcaacgattaaaataggtccaggtattattaaacgatcaacgatttctcgttcggtcataagacgttaactgctattcaaactaacgatttaacgataatatgaacgataatcatctggtggaatagggcccttagtccaacACATCGACTCTCGGTTATAAACCTCTGTGCTCCAATGTGTCTGGTGCCTTCACTGTTACAGCAAGAAGTAATATTATACTACATGTGCACAGTCCGGCAGCTGCAGCGCCTCCTACTGTCCGATGGTAAAATGAAAATTTAGTACAAACCTTATACTGTGATATATATCAGTAGTAATATCTGTTCTctatatttttgtgtcttcatagTTGTTACACTGACTCTTGTCAGCATGAAGGGGATAAACGTCACCTACCAAGCCCTGTGTTATATCCAGGTGAGCGAATACAGATGTTGGGGGTTCTCATCTCAATGATTTTACAATATTCCCTCTATAGGGTTTTCAGACAAACATCAACTAATGCCAgaaatctgtaatttacttctattaaaaaaatctccagtcttccagtacttatcagctgctgtatgtcctgcaggaagtggtgtattctttgcagtctgacacagtgctctctgctgccacctctgtccatgtcaggaactgcccagagcaggagaggttttctatggggatttgctgctgctctggacagttcctgacatggacagaggtggcagcagagagcactgtgtcagactggaaagaatatccaatttccaggacatacagcagctgataagtactggaagactggagatttttttaatagaagtaaattgtaaatctctggcacttgcaggAAGTTGAAAGATTATCTTCTGAACTCCCCCTTGTGAGTTCTTGTTTGCTGCTGTAATTGTGTTTTGGCATGGAGCATACAGCGCTCATTCTCGCCATGTGAACGAAGCTTCAGACATCAGTAATTGCCTCTCTGCTGCTTCTGCTTAGAAGGACTCAGATCACTGTAAGATTATttagggaaaaaacaaaacacaaatctAAGTCATCCACCTTTAGTTTATGTAAACTGGATTTAAGGAACACGGCCATTATTTACACAAGCTGCCGCGGCGACGTCCGCTTGGATTTTATTCTGatgttttcagattttttttctctcctaaaCCAGAAAAGTTTGCAGCGGTCCAGACGTTTCTCATTGAAAtattcttttataacatggacaCAATGACTCAGGCCTCGTACTTCGCACACTATGTGGTTAAGGAGACGGCAAATAAGAAAATAAACCGACATCTGGAGTTTTATAAATTAACAAACCAGTAAAAGAACTGAAAAGCAGCTTTGGTGAAAGAAAATAGTGCTGGTccaaaaatctttagtcttccagtacttatcagctgctgtatgtcctgcaggaagtggtgtattctctccagtctgacacagtgctctgctgccacctctgtccatgtcaggaactgtccagaacaggagaggttttctatggggatttgctgctgctctggacagttcctgacacggacagaggtggcagcagagagcactgtgtcagaccggagagaatacatcacttcctgcagggcatacggcagctggtaagtattggaagactggagattttttttttaaaatttgatttgggaaaaaaaataaaataaaattatatatatatatatatatatatatatatatatatatatatatatataaaaatttctgtgaacaacccctttaaaccatttgAATATTAATATGAGGAAAATATATGATTATAACTTCTCTCTTTCAGGCATTTACTGCAGTTTCCCAAGGATTCCTCAACAGTTTGGCCTATGGATGGATGCAGCAAATGTATCGCTGCCTGAAACAAAATAGCGTTCGCCACGCGGATACCCAGACCCCTCTCCTACGATCCCAGAAAAACCTTTACGCCGCCATGCAGACTTCTAACACATACATAGGACCGCGCTCGGTTTCTGCATTTTGATCATGAAGAGCCCTGGATGCTATAAGGCCATAGGACTATAGGACTATACTGGACGGAGTCTTCATGGAGCTCTGGAGCAGTGTATTAAAGGGACACACTACAGAAACGTCCTTAAAGGGATCTTTTGTATGggattgttttttttctgcaagAAGGGCgaagaactttgcaaaaagtgtgAAAAGTATCTGATAAGTGAGGAGATGGCTCTGCAGATTATGGTGATGTCTCTAATATAATAATGGCTCTCATCTATATCAATGGAAGCTCCTATATGGATCAGCACGTACAGAGGTTATACGTCCAGCCTGATCCACCAGACAGTGTGATGAGGGATCAGTCAGCGGTGTCAGTTTTAGTAACACTAGAGATATTTATTGATGCTCGATGGACCCAGGGAAGGACGTACTGTCTAATGCCATAGCGTTCTGGTCTGTACTACGTCCGGGGAACGTGAAAACGCTTACAATGAGATAAGGCCGTTCCGTTATATCCTGCAGGACCTGCATGGAAATAATCTATTCGAGATGAAGCTGCTGTTATACCTGTGTGACAATATAGATATCCCATAATTCATACAATATACATTGACTACATCTTGTTTCGAGCGTATGTGTACATTTGCCATTgacaaccattaaaaaaaaaatatatatatatatgtatatgatgcatgtgcaCTACAGCTACAATGATAACTATTCCAAGTATTGTATTTTTAGTTGGGTTGGACTGCATTGAATATGACACATTCCCTGATCAGCTCATTTCAGGGTAGCGTCAGACATGATGATAGCGAGGAGTACGTCCTCCAACGTCAGTACGTTGCTGTCAAAagtccattctcggcactcaccatatcatgCTTCAAAGCTATTATATTGTAGAAAAGTCATCAAAATACATATGACGGGacgtttcggcatcaagccttcctcaactgaaggcttgatgccgaaacgtCCCGTCATACGTATTTTGATGACTTTTTGACAATAAAATAACTCTGAAGcatgatatggtgagtgccgagaatggactTTTGAAATGCTGTGAGGATTTTTTTCTTGCTACGAGCACCACCCTCGACACAGACATGCCGcctaaaaaaaactgtttagtACGTTGCTGTCAGCAGGATTTTCAAGGCTTCATAAGAATGCGCTAAGTTCTATCACgtgtaaggctggtttcacactacgttttttgcaatcgtttttttgcaaaaaaacggatggaaaaactgtacaactgtgtgcatccgttttgatccgttcttccattgacttccattataaaaataaacggatgaaaacggatccgttttttttttttttgacagacacaaaaatgaggtcaaccacgtttttgtgtccgtaaaaaaaaaggatccattttgatccgtttttttttaaataatggaagtcaatggaaaaacggatcaaaacgggtgcacacagttgcatctgttttttgcaaaaaaaaaaaaaaaaaaaagcggattgcaaaaacgtagtgtgaattcagcctAAGTGATGCGGCAGATACTGAGAGTCCTCACACCCGGCCATTTCCTGGAGGAGGTATAGTTAGTAATAAGACTTTGATGTTAAATATTTTGTATattgaaaagaaataaaatatttttctttacctTTAAATATTTTAGTTGTGTTGGACGAGAAGATGGAATCCACAACGGCCTCTGTTTTTCATATCGTTTCCTAGATGGTGTCCGTGTtttattctctataggtcttccttaaaggggtgtcATATACCAgtaattttcaaccttttttgagccgcggcacacatttatacttaaaaaatcccagggcacaccaccaaccaaaatggcacaaaatgacactaaaacagtacatagtatacatatagttaataatatagattctaaatgtatttatactctgggcctgttttcttctcccccctgcttctctcccctatgtttctctcccccatccccatgtttctctcccccatgcttctctcccccatccccatgtttctctcccccatgcttctctccccctgcttctctcccccacccccatgtttctctcccccatccccatgtttctctcccccatccccaggtttctctcccccatccccaggtttctctcccctatgtttctctcccccctgcttctctcccccatgcttctctcccctatgtttctctcccccatccccatgtttctctcccctatgtttctctccccctgcttctctcccccatccccatgtttctctcccccatgcttctctccccctgcttctctcccccatccccatgtttctctcccccatgcttctctcccccacccccatgtttctctcccccatgcttctctcccctatgtttctctcccccatccccatgtttctctcccccatgcttctctcccccctgcttctctcccccacccccatgtttctctcccccacccccatatttctctcccccatccccaggtttctctcccccatccccaggtttctctcccccatgcttctctccctgtctctccccccgtttctcccccatgcttttctcccccatccccaggtttctctcccccattgttttctcctgtttctctcccccatccccaggtttctctcccccatgcttctccccccgtttctcccccatacttttctcccccatccccatgtttctctaccccatccccaggtttctctcccccattgttttctcctgtttctctcccccccttcctcctccgagatggtcgccgctgctgtccgcctcacctactggccgctcgtagggcccggacgtgctcctctaATCAGCGGAGaatgggagcgtggtgcgctgcggcgtagcgcacacgttgattggatgcgtgcatcacggcccgctgcagcgcaccacgctcccggtctccgctgattagataggaggagcacgtccgggcgctacaggaggccagtaggtgaggcggacagcagcagcggggcgatctgcaggggcaccatagtttggggaactttccccgcggcacactggttgaaaatcactgtcatATACAGTtgttatgtatatgacttttgtGCAATCTTTAAAGAGTTTGTGGGGCAAAATCAACTTTGCCCCATCCatagaataggggaaaagtaagagattggtgggggggtacaaaggtcagacccccacaatcacCATAACGGCCCCCGGATTCTCTGTTATGAATAGGGATGccggtacggcacgtgacccgcagctccattcattcctatagaggtgccagaaaagcactgtactctcctctctccggtggctccataggaatgaatagagctgcgggtcacgtgccgtTCCTGCGTCCCTATtgataatacagaagccgggggccgATGTGGAGATCGGCGGGGGGGTATGAAGGTCgggacccctgcaatctcttacttttgtAAGTTGACTTTGTCCAGAGAACCTCTTTAAGTTGTTAGGAATGGTATTTTATGGTATTTAAAGAGATTTTTCCATGTTCTATATATAAGATGAATACCGGGCACCTGCAATGCAGAACAGTGAGCATGGTGGGTGTGAGATGTGGTGCGGATATTCATCTATCTCTACTTGAAGATTCATTCTGCAAATACTGGCCGTTCCTTGCACTTGGCCGTCGCTCAGCTTCAGTAGTGGCACTTCAATCAAAGGAATCTGCACAGAGTGAAGTGACTGCCCTGTGAATTCTCTAGCCCTGAATCATAAGTTTCCACTCCACACGACATGCCCCGACCCTGCGAACACTTCAGCAGCTTCCTCTGCAATCCAGAGACTTTTATATCGTGCGTCACATAAGTTGCCTGTACAGTAAGTGCGGTGGTGAGGACATAGCTAATGTGTAACCATCCTGCAGCTAAGTGTCAGCTCTGCCTGCCAGATCCCTCCAAGAACGGCTGACGCAATAGACGTATGTCACCCTGATCATCATATATGTAGTCAGTCTACAATTGTACCATATAGATAAATCTATAATAAGGGGAGATAGAATATAGCATGCCTATAAAAATTCAATAAAtactgtatgttaaaggggtattccgcacaaacataacttttgatatgttgctgcccatggtgagactaacaattccttccatacgtgttattatctattcagtctccttcctccagttctgagctgctgctttctgctgaagacacaaaaatctgtgtgtgagcttttctctctgtcccctctctcttttgagacggctgatgtaaacaagtccctgaccaaCTTTAtatgcaacactgtagcttctttgtaatgctgggagggttattctgaggtcaagttgctgatgaactcactgtaattaaccctcagagcattacagagaagctacaatgttgcagatacagccagtcagggacttgtttacatcagctgtctcagaagagagggggagacagagagaaaagctcacacacagatttttgtgtcttcagcaggaagcagcagctgagaactgggggaaggagactgaataagtaataagtatggaattattagtctcatcaTGCACAGCAGCATatggaaagttatgtttgagtggaatacccctttaatggatggaTTATAGGTCTATTATTGCTGTGTTTGTCTGAGATTTTATATGTTGTAATGAAGTCACATACGAACACCATGAACGGGATAATACAGTTTGGAACCATGGCCAGAGGTGATAACATGCCCCTCTCCCTGTTTATTGTAATGTCcttgtgtattaaaggggtactgtggggAAAaaactgtcaggaactgtccagagcaggagaggttttctatggggatttgctcctgctctggacagttcctgacatggacagaggtggcagcagagagcactgtgtcagactggagagaatacaccacttcctgcaggacatacagcagctgatatgtacttgaagacaggagattttttttttaaatagaagtaaattacaaatctatatacctttctgacactagctgattt includes:
- the TMEM116 gene encoding transmembrane protein 116 → MDYNIMYENATDAEELPGVFAAVKWIQVVTSMLSIVGSGSIIGYAVFQNAVRSPEVRPLFYLSVSDLLLAFCWLLGAVLYNPSTGGLSCFNLQAAGQMFYLSTFFYTINYMWQSFSNSRRRINQELYQISDRELRIGKIATVLCSAIPVLFISPVFYYGNSEECYGNNSDSCLVLNIGSHITVDPVSYRAAGCAALHMYSTTVFIVTFGLSTIGILVILASSHQLFRMNQRDSRSLQDHWAVLTVTRHSFLLFPSIFLFCCLPVVTLTLVSMKGINVTYQALCYIQAFTAVSQGFLNSLAYGWMQQMYRCLKQNSVRHADTQTPLLRSQKNLYAAMQTSNTYIGPRSVSAF